Proteins co-encoded in one Callospermophilus lateralis isolate mCalLat2 chromosome 2, mCalLat2.hap1, whole genome shotgun sequence genomic window:
- the LOC143391243 gene encoding tripartite motif-containing protein 51-like, with protein sequence MDSRIMQAFQKEITCPLCMKYFIDPITLACGHSFCRPCVYLGWHNLPDHVICSECKQMVQKRNFKTNICMKKLAAIVRKNSLWQFLSSEEHMCGAHKEMKKIFCEEGRNFLCLLCSKSQEHEAHKHWPIEIAAEEHREIMVKKMQCLWDKYCETYRNLTMEILIMGSWENYINLRREAIRVEYGKMSATYYEEECHHLERLQKESKDIFEQLKESKTRMAHMTAILRGMYEELKEICHRPDVELLQVFGDILHRIESMQLYIVQPVNPELSARPITGLIDRLNFFQVDITLCPERVNCHVFLYGELRNLNVGCYPQGASWITPTSECFLAWGTHTFTTGRYYWEVEVGDSWNWALGVCNDYWKKNRNYKMDEVEGLFLLGCVKEGSHCTLFTTSPLVLQYVPRPIGRIGVFLDYEGRMVSFINVAQSSLIHSILSCSFSPRLKPVVCCSHI encoded by the exons ATGGATTCCAGAATCATGCAAGCCTTCCAAAAGGAAATCACCTGCCCTCTCTGCATGAAGTACTTCATAGATCCAATCACCTTAGCCTGTGGTCACAGCTTTTGTAGGCCCTGTGTCTACCTTGGCTGGCATAACCTCCCAGATCATGTTATCTGCTCTGAATGCAAGCAGATGGTACAGAAGAGAaactttaaaacaaatatttgtatGAAGAAACTGGCAGCCATTGTCAGAAAAAACAGTCTTTGGCAATTCCTGAGCTCTGAGGAACACATGTGTGGGGCTCATAAGGAGATGAAGAAGATCTTCTGTGAAGAAGGCAGGAACTTTCTCTGTTTGCTCTGTTCTAAATCCCAGGAGCATGAAGCTCACAAACATTGGCCAATCGAAATTGCTGCTGAGGAGCACAGG GAGATTATGGTGAAGAAAATGCAGTGTCTATGGGACAAATATTGTGAAACTTACAGAAACCTGACCATGGAGATACTGATTATGGGCTCATGGGAG AACTACATCAATTTAAGAAGAGAAGCAATTAGAGTTGAGTATGGGAAGATGTCTGCAACTTACTATGAGGAAGAATGTCATCATTTAGAGAGGCTACAAAAAGAAAGCAAAGACATTTTTGAGCAGCTCAAAGAGAGTAAAACCAGAATGGCTCATATGACAGCAATATTAAGAGGAATGTATGAAGAGCTGAAGGAAATATGCCACAGACCAGATGTGGAGTTACTACAG GTCTTTGGAGACATACTGCATAG GATTGAATCTATGCAGCTGTATATAGTCCAGCCTGTGAATCCAGAACTCAGTGCACGGCCCATCACTGGACTAATTGACAGGCTCAACTTCTTCCAAG TTGATATTACTCTGTGTCCTGAAAGAGTCAACTGCCATGTCTTCCTGTACGGAGAGTTGAGGAACTTGAATGTTGGATGCTATCCACAAGGTGCCTCCTGGATCACTCCAACATCAGAATGCTTTCTTGCCTGGGGTACTCACACTTTTACCACTGGCAGATATTACTGGGAGGTGGAAGTGGGAGACTCTTGGAACTGGGCTTTGGGAGTCTGTAATGATTATTggaaaaagaacagaaattaCAAGATGGATGAGGTGGAGGGGCTCTTCCTTCTTGGATGTGTTAAGGAGGGTTCTCATTGCACTCTCTTTACCACCTCCCCACTTGTACTTCAATATGTACCAAGGCCCATTGGCAGAATAGGAGTATTCCTGGATTATGAAGGTAGAATGGTGAGCTTCATTAATGTTGCTCAAAGTTCACTGATACACAGTATTCTTTCCTGTTCTTTTTCTCCCCGTCTCAAGCCTGTTGTCTGCTGTAGTCACATCTGA